From the genome of Pseudomonas sp. TMP9, one region includes:
- a CDS encoding ABC transporter substrate-binding protein: protein MLLTLMLSAACVAQAATEIRVGAYHFPPYLIKPESAGASGLLPDLLKAFNQLQGEYRFTLVATSAMRRYRDLQSGRFDLILFESPAWGWQHIAHESLGLHIEDAEVYVARAQPDRDQRYFDDFTGKRMALYSGYHYSFAGFNSDRQFLTEHFNALLTYSHDSNLTMLLLGRADIALIPRSYMRTYQQRYPEQSTALLVSDRPDQVYQHQALFRLQSAISPQVFDALLEQLNSDQQLEKLLGRYNLRSTPTPSRE from the coding sequence TTTCCGCCCTATTTGATTAAGCCGGAAAGTGCGGGTGCAAGTGGCCTGCTGCCAGATTTGCTGAAAGCGTTTAATCAACTGCAGGGTGAATATCGCTTCACCCTTGTGGCCACCTCAGCGATGCGCCGTTACCGCGACCTGCAAAGCGGTCGCTTCGATCTAATCCTTTTCGAGTCGCCCGCGTGGGGCTGGCAGCACATAGCCCACGAATCCTTGGGGCTGCATATCGAAGATGCTGAAGTGTATGTGGCGCGGGCGCAGCCGGATCGCGATCAACGCTATTTTGATGACTTCACGGGCAAGCGTATGGCCCTCTACAGCGGCTATCACTACAGCTTCGCTGGGTTTAATTCGGACAGGCAGTTTTTGACTGAGCACTTCAATGCGCTGCTGACCTATTCCCACGACAGCAACCTAACAATGTTGCTGCTTGGCCGTGCTGATATTGCCTTGATACCGCGTTCTTACATGCGCACTTATCAACAGCGCTACCCTGAGCAAAGCACGGCGCTGCTGGTTTCCGATCGCCCCGATCAGGTTTATCAGCATCAGGCTTTATTTCGCCTGCAATCAGCCATTTCCCCGCAGGTATTTGACGCTCTACTTGAACAGCTTAATAGCGATCAACAACTGGAAAAATTGCTTGGCCGCTACAATTTACGCAGCACTCCGACGCCGAGCCGCGAGTGA
- a CDS encoding DUF2897 family protein, translated as MPWYIWLLLLLVLGSIAGGLMMVLRTAKPLPLSEEQLKQIHLRELEQEAKDSREN; from the coding sequence ATGCCTTGGTATATCTGGCTGTTGTTACTTCTGGTACTGGGCTCCATCGCTGGCGGCCTGATGATGGTGCTACGCACCGCTAAACCGCTGCCACTAAGCGAGGAGCAACTCAAGCAAATCCATTTGCGTGAGCTTGAACAAGAAGCCAAAGATTCCCGCGAGAATTAA